In Deinococcus psychrotolerans, a genomic segment contains:
- a CDS encoding DNA-directed RNA polymerase subunit beta gives MKPRIERFGEIQEVIKLPTLTEIQVNSFSTFLQEGRPINDRLNAGLQGAFREVFPIDETEKGRSTGLVLDYLEYRLGDPVYTPEECREKDLTYQAPLYAKLQLIHKDSGLIKEDQVFLGDLPLMTGDGSFVINGADRVVISQIHRSPGVYFTTNYKGLKKYYTAAIIPMPKRGPWIELEYAGGILEMKVNKRKFPVAMLLRVLGYDDASLKALFSEFEPDIELPEDKTAGMGADEALLRLFTVLRPGDPPKRDKATQYLYGLLADPKRYDLGAPGRFKMNTKLGIKRDDSTLLNFVDGKFTDAGLIDTIRYLMALTNGQTESTVGADADGVAITVPVRPDDIDHLGNRRVRTVGELLADQLRVGLGRMARGVRERMLLGNPDAATPTKLVNNRPIVAAMREFFGRSQLSQFKDQTNPLSDLRHKRRISALGPGGLTRERAGFDVRDVHRTHYGRICPIETPEGANIGLISSLASYAKVNPLGFIEAPYRRVENGRVTDDVQYMTADIEDRYAVAQANTRLNADGTFAEERVLCRKSGDPSFYEHADVQYMDVSPKQIVSINTSLIPFLEHDDANRALMGSNMQSQAVPLIRAQSPAVGTGVEERVITDSGTSVVSDVTGTVTYVDARNIQVTLSEDAPNIDYVKGNVRTFELVRFTRSNQGTNLDQHPTVSFGDEVTAGQVIADGPASDMGRLALGQNITIAIMPFDGFNFEDAICISEGLTRKDFYTSVHIEKDEVEARDTKLGPEKITRDIPGLSEAALRDLDEDGIVRVGADVKPGDILVGKTSFKGESEPTPEERLLRSIFGEKAREVKDTSLRVQSGQGGVVVKTVRFRRADEGVDLKPGVREVVRVYVAQKRQMQVGDKVANRHGNKGVVSKILAPEDMPYLEDGTPVDLVFNPLGVPSRMNLGQILETHLGEVARLTGQKFVTPVFDSATEIAIKEMLEVAAAERLQARKDEGFDLDKREQEVLDRAGKLGVIDQPAGEYEKAQRQLSRTGKSILYDGRSGEPISGPVVVGTMYVMKLYHMVEDKLHARSTGPYSLITQQPLGGKAQFGGQRFGEMEVWALEAYGAAHTLQEMLTIKSDDIDGRDAAYQSIVKGEEVSGSTIPESFKVLVKELHSLGLDVEVLDRHDKNVDIFEGMLPKR, from the coding sequence ATGAAGCCACGCATCGAGCGATTCGGCGAGATTCAAGAAGTCATTAAACTGCCCACCCTGACCGAAATTCAGGTCAATTCATTCAGCACCTTTTTGCAAGAAGGCCGTCCAATCAATGACCGCTTGAATGCGGGTTTGCAGGGCGCGTTCCGCGAAGTTTTTCCGATTGACGAAACTGAGAAAGGGCGCTCCACTGGCCTTGTTTTAGATTACTTAGAGTACCGCCTCGGCGATCCGGTGTATACCCCCGAAGAGTGCCGTGAAAAAGATTTGACGTACCAAGCGCCTCTTTACGCCAAGCTGCAACTCATCCACAAAGACAGCGGCCTGATCAAAGAAGATCAGGTGTTCCTCGGCGACCTCCCGCTGATGACTGGCGACGGCTCGTTCGTCATCAACGGCGCAGACCGCGTGGTCATTTCGCAGATTCACCGCAGCCCCGGTGTGTACTTCACGACCAATTACAAGGGCCTCAAGAAGTACTACACGGCGGCCATTATCCCGATGCCCAAGCGCGGTCCCTGGATCGAGCTGGAATACGCGGGCGGCATCTTAGAGATGAAGGTTAACAAGCGCAAATTTCCGGTGGCGATGTTGCTGCGCGTGCTTGGTTACGACGACGCCAGCCTCAAAGCGCTGTTCAGCGAGTTTGAGCCGGATATTGAACTTCCCGAAGACAAAACGGCAGGCATGGGCGCAGACGAAGCCCTGCTGCGCTTGTTCACGGTGCTGCGCCCCGGCGACCCACCCAAGCGCGACAAGGCCACCCAGTACCTCTACGGCCTCTTGGCCGATCCCAAGCGCTACGACCTCGGCGCTCCGGGCCGCTTCAAGATGAACACCAAGCTGGGCATCAAGCGCGACGACAGCACCCTGCTCAACTTCGTGGACGGCAAGTTCACCGACGCGGGCCTGATCGACACCATCCGCTACCTGATGGCGCTGACCAACGGCCAAACCGAGTCCACCGTGGGCGCGGACGCCGACGGCGTGGCCATCACCGTACCGGTTCGCCCCGACGACATCGACCACCTCGGCAACCGCCGCGTCCGCACCGTGGGCGAACTGCTGGCCGACCAGCTTCGTGTCGGCCTGGGCCGGATGGCGCGTGGCGTGCGCGAGCGCATGCTGCTCGGCAATCCCGACGCTGCCACTCCCACCAAGCTGGTCAACAACCGTCCCATCGTGGCGGCCATGCGCGAGTTCTTTGGACGCTCGCAGCTCAGCCAGTTTAAAGACCAAACCAACCCGCTCTCCGATTTGCGCCACAAGCGCCGCATCTCGGCGCTGGGGCCGGGCGGGCTGACCCGCGAACGTGCCGGATTCGACGTGCGTGACGTTCACCGTACCCACTACGGGCGCATCTGCCCGATTGAAACGCCGGAAGGTGCCAACATCGGTTTGATCAGCTCGCTGGCCAGCTACGCCAAGGTCAATCCGCTGGGCTTTATCGAAGCGCCTTACCGCCGCGTGGAAAATGGCCGTGTCACCGACGACGTGCAGTACATGACCGCCGACATTGAGGACCGCTACGCCGTAGCGCAGGCCAACACGCGTCTGAATGCCGACGGCACCTTTGCTGAAGAGCGCGTCCTTTGCCGTAAAAGCGGCGATCCCAGCTTCTACGAGCACGCCGACGTGCAGTACATGGATGTGTCGCCCAAGCAGATCGTTTCGATCAACACCTCATTGATCCCTTTCCTTGAGCACGATGATGCCAACCGCGCCCTGATGGGTTCGAACATGCAGTCGCAGGCCGTGCCGCTGATCCGCGCCCAAAGCCCCGCTGTGGGTACTGGTGTGGAGGAGCGCGTTATCACCGACTCGGGAACGAGTGTGGTCAGCGACGTGACCGGCACCGTCACCTACGTGGACGCCCGCAACATTCAGGTCACGCTGAGCGAAGACGCGCCCAACATCGATTACGTCAAGGGCAATGTCCGCACCTTTGAGCTGGTGCGCTTTACCCGCTCCAACCAAGGCACCAACCTCGATCAGCACCCCACCGTCTCGTTCGGGGACGAAGTCACGGCGGGTCAGGTCATCGCCGACGGCCCCGCTTCCGACATGGGCCGCCTGGCGCTGGGCCAGAACATCACCATCGCCATCATGCCGTTTGACGGTTTCAACTTCGAAGACGCCATCTGCATCTCCGAAGGGCTGACCCGCAAGGACTTCTACACCTCGGTTCACATTGAGAAAGACGAAGTGGAAGCCCGCGACACCAAACTGGGGCCGGAGAAGATCACCCGCGACATCCCTGGACTCTCGGAAGCCGCCCTGCGTGACCTCGACGAAGACGGCATCGTGCGCGTCGGAGCCGACGTCAAACCCGGCGATATTCTGGTCGGCAAGACCAGCTTCAAGGGCGAATCCGAGCCCACTCCTGAAGAGCGTCTGCTGCGCTCGATCTTCGGCGAGAAGGCGAGAGAAGTCAAAGACACCTCGCTGCGGGTGCAGTCGGGTCAGGGCGGCGTGGTCGTCAAGACCGTGCGTTTCCGCCGTGCCGACGAGGGCGTGGATCTCAAGCCCGGCGTCAGAGAAGTGGTGCGCGTTTACGTGGCCCAGAAGCGTCAGATGCAGGTGGGCGATAAGGTCGCCAACCGCCACGGCAACAAGGGCGTCGTTTCTAAGATTCTGGCCCCCGAAGATATGCCTTACCTCGAAGACGGCACGCCCGTCGATCTGGTGTTCAACCCGCTGGGCGTGCCCTCGCGCATGAACCTGGGTCAGATTTTGGAGACCCACCTGGGCGAGGTCGCTCGCTTGACCGGCCAGAAATTCGTGACCCCGGTCTTCGATTCGGCCACCGAGATCGCCATCAAGGAAATGCTGGAAGTCGCCGCCGCAGAGCGCCTTCAGGCCCGCAAAGACGAGGGCTTTGACCTCGACAAGCGTGAGCAGGAAGTGCTCGACCGCGCCGGGAAGCTCGGCGTGATCGACCAGCCTGCGGGCGAGTACGAAAAAGCCCAGCGCCAGCTTTCACGCACCGGCAAGAGCATCCTGTATGACGGACGCAGCGGCGAGCCGATCAGCGGCCCCGTGGTGGTCGGCACCATGTACGTGATGAAGCTCTACCACATGGTGGAAGACAAGTTGCACGCCCGCAGCACCGGCCCCTACAGCTTGATCACCCAGCAGCCGCTGGGCGGCAAGGCGCAGTTCGGCGGCCAGCGCTTCGGCGAGATGGAAGTCTGGGCGCTCGAAGCCTACGGCGCGGCCCACACCCTCCAGGAAATGCTGACCATCAAGTCCGACGATATTGACGGACGCGACGCGGCTTACCAGAGCATCGTCAAGGGTGAAGAAGTCTCGGGCAGCACCATTCCCGAATCGTTCAAAGTGCTGGTCAAGGAACTCCACTCGCTCGGTCTGGATGTGGAAGTACTCGACCGTCACGACAAGAACGTGGACATTTTCGAAGGGATGTTGCCCAAGCGGTAA
- the rpoC gene encoding DNA-directed RNA polymerase subunit beta' — protein sequence MKDFSKVKIAIASPAKMREWSFGEVEKPETINYRTLKPEREGLFDERIFGPIKDYECACGKYKRQRYEGKVCERCGVEVTSSKVRRYRMGHIDLATPAAHIWYVKDSPSKIGTLLDLSAAQLEKVLYFSSYLVTNARNAQKDGRPLKRGELLSDDEYRELRNGRQETYTLQGGIDALIRDGEYVTKGQSLGGNVVAKMDGLAQYRFPRRAEIAYNEVAEASLPLPADVLVDQEAFRAGEILAELESDVQIVAPIAATAFLHDLGEDSVMVELREGVEAPPAVENEEEGAEKTQVAPELGAILARVYIPHGMDVQVAQGEIVEAGAVLATAVSGARLRVSRDSKLSDVKLGKKADSNVTVHWMRTGEYPINPTMHVLVADGSTVKKNQKVIGAIDKAEEIIAEAGGVITLHAPASIIVSKAKVYSYTDEPLVVNGDRVEPGDELADSGNLKSEISGRIEIDLVRKQVRVIESYDFDAKMGAEAVKELLDDLDLPTLEAELGEVMKDNSRHKRAKARKRLEVTRSFISSGNHPSWMILATVPVMPPDLRPMVQVDGGRFATSDLNDLYRRLINRNNRLKKLMGQGAPDMIIRNEKRMLQEAVDALIDNGRRGSPVTNPGSDRALRSLTDLLGGKQGRFRQNLLGKRVDYSGRSVIVVGPQLKLHQCGVPKRMALELFKPFLFKVLEEKGEVTNIKQARKMLERYRDTRDSVWDALEEVIEDKVVLLNRAPTLHRLGIQAFEPILVEGQSIQLHPLVCEAFNADFDGDQMAIHVPLSAQAQAEARIQMLSSHNLLSPANGEPNVKPSRDIILGIFTLTQLRKDNLGKGSAFDNEQAVLNALENGKVALNSHVTLRGADITPGLIKYHFSSPDEAILAVEGGGIDYQDHVRIRLNGEIYDTSAGRVMFRRIVQEALGAQGHLIDELVNLHTAYEKDSLRDMIMTCFKQLGVEATAKLLDALKDSGFKLSTTSGITIGIDDIVIPPTKDAILADADIKLREIEQNYEFGFMTEEERYKQVVTLWNDTTDDVKNEVFKNFEANYPFNPLWIMSQSGARGNPQQIRQLAGMRGLMARPDGSTIEVPIKASFREGLTVLEYFISTHGARKGGADTALRTADSGYLTRKLVDVAHEVVVRDVDCGSTDYTIIPLGHVDERSGEWRARKASEIETSIYGRTLTADVEIDGQVIAEGHMLSLEDVKLITKHAKAVGEVYARTPLNCKVKAGVCQKCYGYDLSQAKPVSMGEAVGVVAAESIGEPGTQLTMRTFHTGGVAGGGDITMGLPRVIELFEGRKPKSQAVVADRDGVIRIEEEDERYLIRIDADDEQYSSKTATKIGKALRMIVKDGDRVEAGQPITRGAINPHDLLLYKDTDAAQRYLVEEVQRVYRSQGVKVHDKHIEVIVRQMLRYVEIVDGGDTTLLEGQTVERWEVEQANAALAEDKTQSSWKPVLLGITKSSLTTKSWLSAASFQHTTHVLTEASMRGQVDELIGLKENVILGKLIPAGTGLDIVRNMQVADDRTLEKYGENVEPVSAPRPESFNYPVQPGAND from the coding sequence TTGAAAGATTTCAGTAAAGTCAAAATTGCCATTGCCAGCCCCGCCAAGATGCGCGAGTGGAGCTTCGGCGAAGTCGAGAAACCCGAAACCATCAACTACCGCACGCTCAAGCCCGAGCGCGAAGGCCTCTTTGACGAGCGCATCTTTGGGCCTATCAAGGACTACGAGTGCGCCTGCGGCAAGTACAAGCGCCAGCGCTACGAGGGCAAAGTCTGCGAGCGCTGCGGCGTGGAAGTCACCAGCAGCAAGGTGCGCCGCTACCGGATGGGCCACATCGATTTGGCGACCCCCGCCGCGCACATCTGGTATGTCAAGGACAGCCCCAGCAAAATCGGCACGCTGCTCGATTTGAGCGCGGCCCAGCTTGAAAAAGTGCTGTACTTTTCCAGCTACCTCGTGACCAATGCCCGCAACGCCCAGAAAGATGGCCGCCCCCTCAAGCGCGGCGAACTGCTGAGCGACGACGAGTACCGCGAACTCCGCAATGGCCGTCAGGAAACCTACACCTTACAGGGCGGCATTGACGCGCTTATCCGCGACGGCGAATACGTCACCAAGGGCCAGAGCCTCGGCGGCAATGTGGTCGCCAAGATGGACGGTCTGGCGCAGTACCGCTTCCCGCGCCGCGCCGAGATCGCTTACAACGAAGTCGCTGAAGCGTCTTTGCCGCTGCCGGCCGACGTGCTGGTCGATCAAGAGGCTTTCCGTGCCGGTGAGATTCTGGCCGAACTGGAAAGCGACGTTCAGATTGTCGCGCCTATCGCCGCCACCGCTTTCCTACACGACCTCGGCGAAGACTCGGTGATGGTGGAACTGCGCGAAGGCGTGGAAGCCCCTCCTGCCGTAGAAAACGAAGAGGAAGGAGCAGAGAAAACGCAGGTCGCTCCCGAACTCGGCGCGATCTTGGCCCGCGTGTACATTCCGCACGGCATGGACGTGCAGGTGGCGCAGGGCGAAATCGTCGAAGCCGGAGCGGTGCTGGCCACTGCCGTCTCGGGCGCTCGCCTGCGGGTCAGCCGTGACAGCAAGCTCAGCGACGTCAAGCTCGGCAAAAAAGCCGACAGCAACGTGACTGTTCACTGGATGCGTACCGGTGAATATCCGATCAATCCCACCATGCACGTGTTGGTGGCTGACGGCAGCACCGTCAAGAAAAACCAGAAAGTCATCGGCGCGATTGACAAGGCCGAAGAAATCATCGCCGAAGCGGGCGGCGTTATCACCCTGCACGCCCCGGCCAGCATCATCGTCAGCAAGGCCAAGGTGTACAGCTACACCGACGAGCCGCTGGTGGTCAACGGCGACCGCGTCGAACCCGGCGACGAGTTGGCCGATTCCGGCAACCTCAAGAGCGAGATTTCTGGTCGCATCGAAATCGACCTCGTCCGCAAGCAGGTTCGCGTAATCGAGTCCTACGACTTCGACGCCAAAATGGGCGCGGAAGCGGTCAAGGAACTGCTCGACGATCTCGACTTGCCCACACTGGAAGCCGAACTCGGCGAGGTGATGAAGGACAACAGCCGCCACAAGCGTGCCAAGGCCCGTAAGCGCCTCGAAGTCACCCGCAGCTTCATTTCCAGCGGCAACCACCCTTCCTGGATGATCCTGGCCACTGTGCCGGTCATGCCGCCTGATTTGCGCCCGATGGTGCAGGTGGACGGTGGACGCTTTGCCACTTCCGATTTGAACGATTTGTACCGCCGCCTGATCAACCGCAACAACCGCCTCAAGAAATTGATGGGCCAGGGCGCTCCAGACATGATCATCCGCAACGAGAAGCGGATGCTTCAGGAAGCCGTGGACGCTTTGATCGACAACGGAAGGCGCGGCAGCCCCGTGACCAACCCCGGTTCTGACCGTGCTCTGCGCTCGCTGACCGATTTGCTCGGCGGCAAGCAAGGCCGTTTCCGCCAGAACTTGCTGGGCAAGCGCGTGGACTACTCCGGCCGCTCGGTCATCGTGGTCGGCCCGCAGCTCAAACTGCACCAGTGCGGGGTGCCCAAGCGCATGGCGCTCGAACTCTTCAAACCCTTTTTGTTCAAGGTGCTGGAAGAGAAGGGCGAGGTCACCAACATCAAGCAGGCCCGCAAGATGCTGGAGCGCTACCGCGATACCCGCGACAGCGTCTGGGACGCCCTCGAAGAAGTGATCGAGGACAAAGTGGTGCTGCTCAACCGCGCCCCGACGCTTCACCGCCTCGGCATTCAGGCGTTCGAGCCGATCTTGGTCGAAGGTCAGTCCATCCAGCTTCACCCGCTGGTCTGTGAGGCCTTCAACGCCGATTTCGACGGCGATCAGATGGCGATTCACGTCCCGCTGTCGGCGCAGGCCCAGGCCGAAGCCCGCATTCAGATGCTCTCGTCTCACAACCTGCTCTCGCCCGCCAACGGCGAGCCGAACGTCAAGCCCAGCCGCGACATCATCCTCGGTATTTTCACCCTGACGCAGCTCCGCAAGGACAACCTCGGCAAGGGCAGCGCCTTTGACAACGAGCAAGCCGTACTGAACGCCCTCGAGAACGGTAAAGTGGCGCTCAACAGCCACGTGACCCTGCGCGGCGCGGACATCACGCCCGGTCTGATCAAATACCACTTCTCCAGCCCTGACGAAGCAATTCTGGCGGTTGAGGGCGGCGGCATCGATTACCAAGACCACGTCCGCATCCGCCTCAACGGCGAAATCTACGACACCTCGGCGGGCCGCGTGATGTTCCGGCGCATCGTGCAAGAAGCGCTGGGTGCTCAGGGCCACTTGATCGACGAGCTGGTGAATCTCCATACCGCTTACGAAAAAGACTCGCTGCGCGACATGATCATGACCTGCTTCAAGCAGCTCGGCGTGGAAGCCACCGCCAAACTGCTCGACGCCCTCAAGGACAGCGGCTTCAAGCTGTCGACCACCTCGGGCATCACCATCGGCATCGACGACATCGTGATTCCGCCGACCAAAGACGCCATCCTGGCCGACGCCGACATCAAGCTCAGGGAAATCGAGCAGAACTACGAGTTCGGCTTCATGACTGAAGAAGAGCGCTACAAGCAGGTCGTGACGCTCTGGAACGACACCACCGACGACGTGAAAAACGAAGTCTTCAAGAACTTCGAGGCCAATTACCCGTTCAATCCGCTGTGGATCATGTCGCAGTCGGGCGCTCGTGGTAACCCGCAGCAGATCCGCCAATTGGCCGGGATGCGCGGTTTGATGGCCCGACCCGACGGCAGCACCATCGAAGTGCCGATCAAGGCGTCGTTCCGCGAGGGCCTGACCGTGCTGGAATACTTCATCAGCACCCACGGCGCTCGTAAGGGCGGCGCTGACACCGCGCTCCGCACCGCCGATTCCGGCTACCTGACCCGCAAACTGGTCGACGTGGCCCACGAAGTCGTCGTCCGCGACGTGGACTGCGGAAGCACCGATTACACCATCATTCCGCTCGGTCACGTGGACGAGCGCAGCGGCGAGTGGCGTGCCCGCAAAGCCAGCGAGATCGAAACCAGCATTTATGGCCGCACCTTGACCGCCGATGTAGAAATTGACGGCCAAGTCATCGCCGAAGGCCACATGCTCAGCCTCGAAGACGTCAAACTGATCACCAAGCATGCCAAAGCGGTCGGCGAAGTGTATGCCCGCACCCCGCTCAACTGTAAGGTCAAGGCGGGCGTCTGCCAGAAGTGCTACGGCTACGATCTCTCGCAGGCCAAGCCGGTCAGCATGGGCGAAGCGGTGGGCGTGGTCGCGGCGGAAAGTATCGGCGAACCCGGTACCCAGCTCACCATGCGTACCTTCCACACCGGCGGCGTGGCAGGCGGCGGCGACATTACGATGGGTCTGCCCCGCGTGATCGAGCTGTTCGAGGGCCGCAAGCCCAAATCTCAGGCGGTGGTCGCTGACCGCGACGGCGTCATCCGGATCGAGGAAGAGGACGAGCGTTACCTGATCCGTATCGACGCCGACGACGAGCAGTACAGCTCCAAGACCGCCACCAAGATCGGCAAGGCGCTGCGCATGATCGTCAAAGATGGCGACCGGGTCGAAGCCGGGCAGCCGATTACGCGCGGAGCCATCAACCCGCACGATCTGCTGCTCTACAAAGACACCGACGCCGCTCAGCGCTACCTGGTGGAAGAAGTGCAGCGCGTTTACCGCTCACAGGGCGTGAAGGTTCACGACAAGCATATCGAAGTGATCGTGCGCCAGATGCTGCGCTACGTCGAGATCGTGGACGGCGGCGACACCACCCTCCTCGAAGGCCAGACCGTCGAGCGCTGGGAAGTCGAGCAGGCCAACGCCGCGCTCGCGGAGGACAAGACTCAGAGCTCCTGGAAGCCGGTTCTCTTGGGCATCACCAAGAGCAGCCTGACCACCAAGTCGTGGCTCTCGGCAGCCAGCTTCCAGCACACCACGCACGTGCTGACCGAAGCCAGCATGCGCGGCCAGGTCGACGAGTTGATCGGCCTCAAGGAAAACGTCATTCTCGGCAAGCTGATTCCAGCAGGCACGGGTCTGGACATCGTGCGGAACATGCAAGTCGCCGATGACCGCACCCTGGAGAAGTACGGCGAGAACGTGGAGCCGGTCAGCGCTCCGCGCCCCGAGTCGTTCAACTATCCGGTGCAGCCTGGTGCGAACGACTGA
- a CDS encoding S8 family peptidase yields MKKYLGLGLTLSLLVACGNTAQQAELNDVPSAVTGKQDLSVMGLSSVQSVFDKSSKLDSILKLLSERPLQAQALSSSLMSKIVPISRGYVTVDSVASGNPAALLSRLQALGLKNGSAYERMVSGRLPLSALSQAGQLSELSFMRISGATTNAAFPLTGATGVLSQGDFAQRSDVARATYGVDGRGVKIGVISDSFDAWDASAEGSPPLTTVAQDIRNGDLPANGVQVLEDQAQNDGGTDEGRGMAQIVHDVAPGSDIAFATGFSGGEAGFANNIRRLADVGSRVIVDDLSYFAEPAYSDGLITQAVDKVTSQGVAYFTSAGNAASNAYETRWKSGGPLIYRDASGKVLYQGEMLNFASSGVDTMRKMVVPPGGYTNTYVEWDQPFASATQNGRGSRSDLDVFVMDANGNLLPPDSNLLILTAGTSNNIGRDPLETVIVLNLGETPQVLNLVVTRSAGPTPTRVRIQDYGTATALEYNTGAPTAKGHANSRSGAGVGASRFGRTPVFGVNPALPESFTSLGGVPILFDLNGNSVSQRRDQPRFSAPDGANTSFFGQVSFSDGGLVDGDQYPNFFGTSAAAPHAAAAAALIRQARPDLGPAEVIAALSKTAADMNTFGYDFKTGTGLIQVDKAIQSVK; encoded by the coding sequence TGACCGGCAAGCAAGACCTCTCAGTGATGGGCCTGAGCAGCGTGCAGAGCGTCTTCGACAAGAGCAGCAAACTGGACTCTATCCTCAAACTGCTGTCTGAGCGTCCTCTTCAGGCGCAGGCGCTGAGTAGTTCTCTCATGTCCAAGATTGTGCCCATTTCGCGCGGCTACGTCACTGTTGATTCGGTGGCGAGCGGAAATCCGGCAGCGCTGCTGAGCAGGTTGCAAGCGCTTGGCCTCAAGAACGGTTCAGCATACGAAAGAATGGTGTCTGGCCGCTTACCGTTGAGCGCCTTAAGCCAAGCAGGTCAGTTGAGCGAACTCAGCTTTATGCGGATATCGGGAGCCACCACCAACGCCGCTTTCCCCTTGACCGGAGCCACTGGCGTACTCTCGCAAGGCGACTTTGCACAGCGCTCAGATGTGGCCCGCGCCACCTACGGCGTAGACGGACGGGGCGTCAAGATCGGGGTTATCTCGGATTCGTTTGACGCTTGGGACGCCAGCGCAGAAGGCAGCCCGCCGCTAACCACTGTGGCGCAAGACATTCGCAACGGAGATTTGCCCGCCAACGGCGTACAAGTCCTCGAAGACCAAGCTCAAAATGACGGCGGCACCGATGAAGGGCGGGGCATGGCCCAGATCGTTCACGACGTGGCTCCCGGCTCCGACATCGCCTTTGCCACCGGCTTTAGCGGCGGTGAAGCGGGATTCGCCAACAACATTCGGCGCTTGGCCGATGTAGGTTCGCGGGTCATCGTAGACGATTTGAGCTACTTTGCCGAACCCGCTTATAGCGACGGCCTGATTACGCAGGCCGTGGACAAAGTCACCTCTCAAGGCGTGGCCTACTTCACCTCGGCGGGCAACGCCGCCAGCAACGCCTACGAAACGCGCTGGAAGAGTGGCGGGCCGCTCATTTACCGCGACGCTTCAGGCAAAGTGCTGTACCAAGGCGAGATGCTCAACTTCGCTTCCAGCGGCGTGGACACCATGCGGAAAATGGTCGTTCCGCCGGGCGGTTATACCAACACCTACGTGGAGTGGGATCAGCCGTTTGCTTCAGCGACCCAAAATGGGCGCGGCTCGCGCAGCGACCTCGACGTGTTCGTGATGGACGCCAACGGCAATTTGCTGCCGCCAGATTCAAATTTGCTGATTCTCACCGCTGGAACTAGCAACAATATTGGCCGCGATCCGCTTGAAACGGTCATCGTCCTCAACTTGGGTGAGACGCCCCAGGTTCTCAACTTGGTGGTGACTCGCTCGGCTGGCCCCACGCCTACCCGTGTGCGAATCCAAGATTACGGCACTGCCACCGCACTGGAATACAACACAGGCGCTCCCACCGCCAAGGGCCACGCCAACTCGCGCAGCGGAGCGGGCGTTGGCGCGTCACGCTTTGGCCGCACGCCTGTTTTCGGCGTCAATCCAGCTTTGCCCGAATCCTTTACTTCGCTGGGGGGCGTGCCAATTTTGTTTGACCTCAACGGCAACTCTGTTTCCCAGCGGCGCGACCAACCCCGTTTCAGCGCCCCCGACGGAGCCAACACCAGTTTCTTCGGACAAGTCTCTTTCTCCGATGGCGGACTGGTTGACGGTGATCAATACCCCAACTTCTTCGGCACCAGCGCGGCTGCTCCGCACGCCGCCGCTGCCGCCGCGCTGATTCGTCAGGCTCGCCCCGACCTCGGCCCCGCTGAAGTTATCGCCGCGCTCTCCAAAACGGCGGCCGATATGAACACCTTCGGCTACGACTTCAAAACCGGCACTGGCCTGATTCAGGTGGACAAGGCCATTCAGTCGGTCAAGTAA